In Rickettsiales bacterium, the genomic window CAAATTAGATGAAGAAAAACTTCAAAAATCCTTTGAGGCAATTGGTAAAAAACACCCAGCCTTGCACCCAAATTATATTATTACAAGCTCAGTAAATGAAGCTGGAATTGATAATCTCAGGCAAGAGATTGAGGAGTTTATTTAACTAACTCATTTATTTTAGCCAAAAGATTTTGAGAAGAAATATTAATCCGCATTTTTGTATAATCTGTAATTTTTTTCATTTCATCAGAGAGTTTTATATAATCTTTTTCGGTAGTGATTAGTTGAGATTTTTCAGCTTCCGCAAGGGTTTTGAGGTGATTAAAATCATCTTGATAATATTTATGGTGATCAGGAAAAATAACTTTTTCAACCACTGAAAGCCCAATATTTTCAAGTGTTTTGAAAAATTTTTCAGGGTTGCCTATACCTGCAAAGGCGGTGTATGCTATCTCTTTATTATGGTTAGAAGTAATTTCAATATATGCATTGTGAAACTCAAGCTTTTTGCGAGATAATTTTTCAATTCTTTTTGGTAAATCTTCTGAATGTTCACCAATAATTAAAATATCATTTACATCTTTTAAGCAGAAATCCAGCCTATCACGCAAAGGGCCTGCGGGCATAACCATACCATTTCCAATGGCATAATTTCCATCAAAAACGCAGAGAGAAAAATCTTTTATAATTCTTTCATCGTGCAAGCCATCATCTAAAATAAGAATTTCATAACCAAGTGATTCCGCGTATTCACAAGCTTGCAGGCGGTTTTTGCACATTATGCAATCGCCAGTTTGAGATAGTAAATAAGCCTCATCACCTACTTCACTTGGTTTATGGTTTTTATTATCAACTAAAACTGCACCATATAAAATGCCTTTGTAACCCGTGTTTATGAAAGCAATTTTCTTGCTTGGGTTATTCAATTTTAGAAAATTATAAATTGCGATTGCGGTTGGTGTTTTGCCTGCTCCACCTGCTATTGCGTTGCCGATGCAAATTATTTTTGCATTAAAGTTTTTAGGATTTTTACATTTTGGAATTAATCTTTTTACTAAAAAATAAATCAGTGAAAATGGAAGTAGTAATTGAGCAATATCATTTTTCTCACGCCAAAAGCTCGGTGCTTTTGAGGGTAAAATATTTTCAGATATAAATTTAAGAAATTTATTCATTTCTAATAAATCCCTCAATATGATTTAGGTAATTTGCTAGAATGCCTTTTTTGCTCTCAACATATTCAAATGCTAGGTTGGCAGCTTGTTTTTGCAAGTTATAATCAGCGATTAAATTTTTAACATTCTGAAAAATTGCTTCACTATCTTTAACTAAAATTACAGCTTTTTTGATTTTCATTTCAGTATAAACTTCTTGAAAATTAAAATAATTTTTTCCTGAAATAATTGCGCAGCCTAGTCTTGCAGCTTCAAGCGGGTTTTGCCCACCATGAGTAATTAATGAGCCACCCATAAAAACAATATTTGCAACGCGATAAAAAACCCCAACCTCACCAATAGTATCTGCAAGATAAATATCCGTTTCAGGTTTTATTTTTTGATTTTTACTTCTAGTAGCAAATTTTAGATTTGAATTTGAGATAAGTTTTTCAATATCTCTGGCTCTTTTTGGATGTCTTGGCATTATTATTGTTAGAATATCTGGATAAACTTCCTGCAATTTTTTGTGGGCTTCAATAATAATTTCCTCCTCACCAATATGGGTGCTGGCACAAAGCCAGATATTTCTATTACCTATTTGAAGGATCAGATTTCCAAGCGCTTCAGGGTTGCTTGGCAGGGTGGGGGCTTCATATTTCAAATTACCTGCTATAATTGTTTTTGGTGAGCCAATATCGTTATATTTGAATTTATCATCTTCAGTTTGCACTAAACAGAGAGAAAAATTTGAGATTATTTTTTCAGCAAATTCAAGATTGTTTTTCCATTTTCTAAAAGATTCATCAGACATTCTGCCATTTATAAGTAGTAATTCACAATTAGATTTTTTAGTTTCAATTATAAGGTTTGGCCATAATTCTGATTCCACCCAAATTGCAAGATTCGGTTGCCAATGGCTTAAAAAGCGGTGAACGGAATCATATGTATCAACTGGAATAAATTGATGGATTACATTGTTAGGAAGTCTTGAAGCCATTAATTTTGAAGAAGTTAGCGTGCCGGTTGTCATCAAAATATTAATGTGCGGAAATTTTTTTGAAATTTCAGATATTAACGGCACAACACTAACTGATTCTCCAACGCTTGCTGCGTGAAACCAAATTAAAAAACCCTCTTTTCTATCAGCGGAGGCGTAACCTAACCTTTCATAAAATCTCTCAGAGTCTTCCTTGCCCTTAAATAGCCTGTAATTTAGGTATAACCTAACTAAGAATGAAAAATATCTAGTGATAAATCTGTATAATTTTAATAGCATTATTTTTTATAAACTAAATCTGATTCATCAGTTATTTGGTTAAGTGTTTCTTCAACTTTATTAGTAAATTCAATTTCATTCTGATAAATATTTTTATCATAAATAATTTCATCACCGAATATAATAGTAATTTTTGAAAAGGGCAGGGGGAAAATAAAATTATCCCAAGTCTTAAATCTGATGGCATTTGAGCAAGAAAAACTCATTGGTAAAATAACCGCATCTGCTCGAGAAGCCACAGCAAAAAAATTACTTTTTACTTTTCTAGCTGGCCCTTTGGGTCCATCAGGTGTTATAGCTATATTATTTCCGTTAGATAATTCTTTTAAGGTTGCTTTTAGAACATAAGCCCCACCACGATTTTTGGCGGTTTTATCTTCACTTGCCAGCCTATTTGTTGAGCCTCTGATTGCACCAAATCCAAATTTTGCGATGATTCTTGCGATAATTTCCCCATCATTATGGCGAGAAATAATTGCAGAAAATTTTTTATTTCCAGTATCCATAAAAGCGAGTGGAAATAGCCTGCCGTGCCAAGTGCAAACAATACAAGGCTTTTTACTTTTTAGAAAATTATTGTAAGCAGAAATATTTTTGAATTCTATTCTTGAGGTTTTGAAGCAAACCCAAGCTATAAAAGCAATTATGCTAGCGATTATTTCAAACAAAAAAATTCTAAAAAAATTTCTCATTAAAGTATGTTTGGTTTTTAATATTTAAATTTGAAAAAGGGATAATCTATAAGCCGAGTTCTGTTCAGGCGTAAGCCTTCTGCAACCATTCATCTGGAGGTAAAATCACTTTTACCCTCTAGCAACTTACCCGAATATTAGTGAGTTTCCTCAAAATTTCAGAAAATAATTTGACTTGAAGCCAAGCCCTAATATCCCTACTTAGTTTTGCTTCTGGTGAGGTTTTGCGTGCCTTGTTTGTTGGCAAACAAGCGGTAGGCTCTTACCCTGCCTTTTCACCCTTACCTTAAATTGCTTTAAGGCGGTTTGTTTTCTGTGCCACTTTCTCTAAGGTTACCCCTGCTAGTAATTACCTAGCACCATTTTCTGTGAAGCCCGGACTTTCCTCTCAAGTTTAACCCCAAGCGGTTGCTCGATTATCCCAAGCAAATTTGTTAAACCAACAATGCAAATATTCAAGTGATATTTTAGGCTTCGCTTTTTACGATGTTTTTTAATCTGCCGATTGATTCTATTTCAATAATAATCTCATCATTATTTTTCATAAAAACTTTTGGATCTCTTGCAAAGCCAACGCCTGCTGGTGTTCCAGTAAGAATTACATCACCAACATTTAGGGTCATAACTTTGCTGAGTTCCGCAATTAGAAAACCCAAATCATAAATCATATCCGTGGTGTTGCCATCTTGCATTAGATTTCCATTAAGGTAGGAGCGAACTTTAAGACCTTTGGCTTTTGCAGGCAATTCATCTTTTGTAATAATATAACCACCAAGTGAACCAGATTTATCAAAGTTTTTACCGAGCGTCCATTGTGGGGTTCGCTTCTGAAAATCACGCACTGAGCCATCATTAGCAAGAGTATAGCCGAGGATATAATCTTCCGCATTAGCCTCATTAATATGCCTACCTTGTTTGCCGATAACAATTGCAAGCTCAGCCTCATAATCATATTTATCAGAAACTTTTGGCAGGATTAAATTTTCACCATCTGCAACAAAGGATGAATTGAGGCGAATGAAGAAAACTGGGTGTTTGGGAACTTCCTGAAAGCCTTCTTTTGCGTGTTCAAGATAATTCAAGCCAACGCAAATTACTTTAGAATTTTGCGATAAAGGAAGTGCGAAACTCGCTTTATCTAGGGGCGTTAAATCTTTTTTATCAAGTTTTTTGAGATTATTTTCAACTTCAGAAAAATTTTCAGAAACATAGCCTAAAAAATCAGAAAAATTTTTGAGTGGTGCATCAAGATTGCTAATTACTTTTGAATATTCAGCATAACCATTCTCATTTGCAACTGCATATATTGAAGTGTTTTCAGACGTTTTTAAGTTAAATAATTTCATATAATTTTATTCACATTCTTAAATGCTTGCAGTGTATTATTCAGCAAGCAAGCGATTGTCATTGGCCCAACGCCGCCCGGAACAGGGGTAATTGCACTTGCAATAGGTGAAACATCTGCAAAATCTACATCGCCAACTAGCTTATTTTCAACTCTATTAATCCCTACATCAATAACAACTGCACCTTGTTTAACCCAGTTTTTCTTAACAAGCAGAGGCTTACCAACTGCAACAACTAGAATATCTGCGGTTTTGCAAACTTCTTCAATGTTTTTTGTTTTGGAATGGCATATTGTAACGGTGCAACCTTCATTAATTAACAAGTGAGACATAGGCTTGCCAACGATATTACTTCTGCCAATTACCACTGCATTTTTGCCAGAAATATTTTCACCTAAAACATCTTTTATTAACATAAGAGAGCCAAGCGGAGTGCATGGTATAAGAGCTTTTTTATTTCCAGTTACAAGCAACCCACGATTAATAACATTAAAACCATCAACATCTTTTTCAGCGGAAATGCTTGAGATAACTGCGTCTTCAGAGATATGTTTTGGTAGTGGAAGCTGGACTAAAATTCCATTTACTTCAGGGTTTTTGTTTAGTTCATCAATTTTAGAAATTAGCGTTTTTTCGTCAATGTTATCAGGATATTTGAATTCAAAGCTTTGCATTCCAACTTCTAAAGTTTGTTTTGCTTTGTTGCGAACATAAACTTGGCTTGCAGGGTCTTCACCCACTAAAATCACCGCTAAACCAGGGGTTTTGTTGGTTTTTTTCTTTAATTCTTCTACTTCAGATTTAATTTTTTCTCTGAGGTTTTCTGCAAATTTCTTTCCATCAATTATTTTTGTCATAATCTTTCCATAATAGTAAAAATATCTTTATCACCCCTACCGCATAGATTCATTATAATAAGCTCAGAGGAATGATTTTTTGCCTCACGGATTATATATCCCATTGCGTGAGAAGGCTCTAAAGCAGGGATTATACCTTCTGTTTTAGCAAGGGTTTGGAAGCCTTTTAGGGCATCTTCATCAGTTGCACTTTGATAATCAACCCTGCCAATATCGTGTAAATATGAGTGTTCT contains:
- a CDS encoding 3-deoxy-D-manno-octulosonic acid transferase, with product MLLKLYRFITRYFSFLVRLYLNYRLFKGKEDSERFYERLGYASADRKEGFLIWFHAASVGESVSVVPLISEISKKFPHINILMTTGTLTSSKLMASRLPNNVIHQFIPVDTYDSVHRFLSHWQPNLAIWVESELWPNLIIETKKSNCELLLINGRMSDESFRKWKNNLEFAEKIISNFSLCLVQTEDDKFKYNDIGSPKTIIAGNLKYEAPTLPSNPEALGNLILQIGNRNIWLCASTHIGEEEIIIEAHKKLQEVYPDILTIIMPRHPKRARDIEKLISNSNLKFATRSKNQKIKPETDIYLADTIGEVGVFYRVANIVFMGGSLITHGGQNPLEAARLGCAIISGKNYFNFQEVYTEMKIKKAVILVKDSEAIFQNVKNLIADYNLQKQAANLAFEYVESKKGILANYLNHIEGFIRNE
- the lpxK gene encoding tetraacyldisaccharide 4'-kinase, producing MNKFLKFISENILPSKAPSFWREKNDIAQLLLPFSLIYFLVKRLIPKCKNPKNFNAKIICIGNAIAGGAGKTPTAIAIYNFLKLNNPSKKIAFINTGYKGILYGAVLVDNKNHKPSEVGDEAYLLSQTGDCIMCKNRLQACEYAESLGYEILILDDGLHDERIIKDFSLCVFDGNYAIGNGMVMPAGPLRDRLDFCLKDVNDILIIGEHSEDLPKRIEKLSRKKLEFHNAYIEITSNHNKEIAYTAFAGIGNPEKFFKTLENIGLSVVEKVIFPDHHKYYQDDFNHLKTLAEAEKSQLITTEKDYIKLSDEMKKITDYTKMRINISSQNLLAKINELVK
- the folD gene encoding bifunctional methylenetetrahydrofolate dehydrogenase/methenyltetrahydrofolate cyclohydrolase FolD gives rise to the protein MTKIIDGKKFAENLREKIKSEVEELKKKTNKTPGLAVILVGEDPASQVYVRNKAKQTLEVGMQSFEFKYPDNIDEKTLISKIDELNKNPEVNGILVQLPLPKHISEDAVISSISAEKDVDGFNVINRGLLVTGNKKALIPCTPLGSLMLIKDVLGENISGKNAVVIGRSNIVGKPMSHLLINEGCTVTICHSKTKNIEEVCKTADILVVAVGKPLLVKKNWVKQGAVVIDVGINRVENKLVGDVDFADVSPIASAITPVPGGVGPMTIACLLNNTLQAFKNVNKII
- a CDS encoding lysophospholipid acyltransferase family protein, translated to MRNFFRIFLFEIIASIIAFIAWVCFKTSRIEFKNISAYNNFLKSKKPCIVCTWHGRLFPLAFMDTGNKKFSAIISRHNDGEIIARIIAKFGFGAIRGSTNRLASEDKTAKNRGGAYVLKATLKELSNGNNIAITPDGPKGPARKVKSNFFAVASRADAVILPMSFSCSNAIRFKTWDNFIFPLPFSKITIIFGDEIIYDKNIYQNEIEFTNKVEETLNQITDESDLVYKK
- a CDS encoding fumarylacetoacetate hydrolase family protein → MKLFNLKTSENTSIYAVANENGYAEYSKVISNLDAPLKNFSDFLGYVSENFSEVENNLKKLDKKDLTPLDKASFALPLSQNSKVICVGLNYLEHAKEGFQEVPKHPVFFIRLNSSFVADGENLILPKVSDKYDYEAELAIVIGKQGRHINEANAEDYILGYTLANDGSVRDFQKRTPQWTLGKNFDKSGSLGGYIITKDELPAKAKGLKVRSYLNGNLMQDGNTTDMIYDLGFLIAELSKVMTLNVGDVILTGTPAGVGFARDPKVFMKNNDEIIIEIESIGRLKNIVKSEA